In Sporichthyaceae bacterium, the sequence TCGCCTTCATCGGCAACGGGATCGGCGCGGTGGTCGTGCCCGCCGCCGAGCCGGACTTCACCGGCAACCCGGCAACCTGGCCGCTGCGGCTGGTCTCGCTGTCCGCCCCGACTCCGCCGACGATCCTGCGGATGGCGTTGGAGCAGCGCAGTCTGCCGGTACCCGAGCAGCACCACGACCGCTTCCGCGACGAGTACTACCCACGGCTGCGCCTGCTCGCCCCGGTGATCTCCAGCGACGGTTCGTTTCACCCCCCGCAGGTCTCCGCGCCCGTATTGGTGCTGCAGGCCACCTACGGCGATGAGCACGCGCTGGCGCTGCGCTGGGGGTGGGACTACAACGTCAGCGGCACCCAACGTCGGCTGCCGGTGGGCGGCGAGGAGGGCGCCGGGTACCGGGACCGCACAGCCGAGGCGGTGCTCCGCGAGAGTCTCGGGCGGGGGTTCACCGAGTTCGGGCTCAGCGACGCTGCGCAGGGCGTGGCGTCGTGCACCGGCCTGGACACCATGCGGTTCACCACCGAGTTCCTCCCGCTGCTGCGGGATCGCATGGACATCCGGCTGGAGATCCTCGGCACGCCTGCCGATTACCGCGAGGCCGACGACGCGGTGCGCATCGGCGTCTCCACCACGGCCGTGCGTGGCGACGGCGACTGGTTCGACCTCGGCATCTCGGTGACGGTCGACGGCGAGACCGTGCCGTTCCTCGACCTGTTCGTCGCGCTGGCCAAGGGCCGCTCGCAGCTGCTGTTGCCCGGCGGGGCGTACTTCTCATTGGACAAGCCGCAACTGCTCGCGCTGCGCCGGCTCATCGAGGAGGCCCGCGCCTTGAGCGACGCCCCGGAGGGGCCACTGCGAATCAGCAGGTACCAGACCTCGGTATGGGAGGAACTGGTCGGCCTGGGCGTGGTGGACCGACAGGCCGTCGCCTGGAAGTCCCACGTCGCGGCGCTGCGCCGGTTGGAGAAAGTCGGCGGGGCGCCGCTGCCGCCGGGCGTGCACGCCGAACTGAGGCCCTATCAGCTCGAGGGCTTCGAGTGGCTGGCGTTCCTGTGGGAACACCGCCTGGGCGGAATCCTGGCCGACGACATGGGGCTGGGCAAGACGCTGCAGTCCCTGGCCCTGATCGCGCACGCCCGCGACACGCAGCCGGACGCCCCGCCGTTCCTGATCGTCGCGCCGACCTCGGTGGTATCCAACTGGGCGACCGAGTCCGCCCGGTTCACCCCGGGCCTGCGGGTGCACACCGTGTCCGGGACCGCACGGCGCACCACGCGCGAGGGCGGCACCCACATCGCCGAACTCGCCGCCGGCGCGGACGCCGTGGTCACCTCCTACGCCCTGCTGCGCATCGATGCCGAGTCCTATCAGGCCCACGAGTGGGCGGGCCTGCTGCTGGACGAGGCGCAGTTCGTGAAGAACCGCAACGCCAAGGTGCACCGGGCGGCCCGGCAGCTCCGCGCGCCGTTCAAGCTCGCGATCACCGGCACCCCGCTGGAGAACTCGGTGCTGGAACTGTGGTCGCTGCTCTCGATCACCGCGCCGGGCCTGTTCCCCGACCCCGGCGCGTTCAAGGAGTTCTACGCCACCCCGATCGAACGCAACGGTGACACCGAACTCCTGGCCCAGTTGCGTCGCCGGATCCGCCCGTTGCTCAAGCGCCGGACCAAGGAGCAGGTCGCGCCGGAGCTACCGGCCAAGCAGGAACAACGGCTCGAGCTCGAACTCGATCCGCGCCATCGCAAGATCTACGACGTCGCGTTGGCCCGGGAGCGCCAGAAGGTGCTCAAGCTGCTCGACAACCTCGACGGCAACCGGTTCATGATCCTGCGCTCGATCACCCTGTTGCGCCAACTGAGCCTGCACCCGGGGCTGGCCTCCGACGAGCACCGCGACGTGCCCAACGTCAAGATCGACGAACTCCTCGCGCATCTCGACGCCGTCGCCGGGACCGGGCACCGCACGCTGGTGTTCAGCCAGTTCACCGGGCTGCTGGACCTGATCGAGGCGCGGCTGGCCGCGGCCGGCATCGAGCACTGCCGACTGGACGGCAGCACCACGCGCCGGGCGGAGGTAATCACCCGGTTCAAGGAGGGCACCGTCCCGGTGTTCCTGATCAGCCTCAAGGCCGGCGGGTTCGGGCTGAACCTCACCGAGGCCGACTACTGCTTCCTGATGGACCCCTGGTGGAACCCGGCCGCCGAGGCCCAGGCCGTCGACCGCACCCACCGCATCGGTCAGACCCGCACCGTGCACGTGTACCGGCTGATCGCGCACGACACCATTGAGGCGCGGGTCATGGCGCTGCAGGCCCGCAAGTCCGAGCTGTTCGCGAGCGTGCTGGACACCGGCGACGGCTTCGGCGGGCGGTTCGACGCCGAGGACATCCGCGGCCTGTTCGCCTGATGCCGCGGCGCCGATCGCCGCTGCGCTCATTCATGAGCGCAGCGAGTTCTCTCATACGCCAGTCGTCAGTTTGGGGCCGTTTTCGGGGCTCAGAATGACGCCTCGCGTATGACAGTGCTCGCTCAGATCATGAATGAGCGAGTGGCACCAATCCGTTTGCGGCGCGGATGACGTCCACGATGCGCACCATGATCTCGGTCAGCCCGTAGTCCTTCGGGGTGAACACCGCGGCCACGCCGGCCCGGGTCAGCGCCCGCGCGTCAGCGTCCGGAATGATCCCGCCGACGATCACCGGCAGGTCCCCGGCGCCGGCCTCGCGCAGGCCGGCGAGCACCGCCGGGATCAGCTCCATGTGCGATCCGGAAAGGATCGACAGGCCCACGCAGTGCACGTCCTCGGCGACCGCCGCGGCCACGATCTGCTCCGGGGTGAGCCGGATGCCCTGGTAGACGACCTCGAAGCCGACGTCGCGGGCGCGCACCGCCACCTGCTCGGCGCCGTTGGAGTGCCCGTCCAGGCCCGGCTTGCCGACCAGCAGGCGCAACCGACGGCCCAGTTCCTCACCGGTCCGCGCGACCGCGGCCCGGGCGGCGGCGATGCCCTCGCCGTCGGGGGCGCCGCTCACGCCCGACACCCCGGTCGGGGCGCGGTACTCGCCGAACACCTCGCGCAGCGCACCGGACCACTCCCCGGTCGTGACGCCGGCCCGTACGCAGGCCAGCGTGGCCACCATCAGGTTCTCCCCCGTCTTCGCGGCCGCGGCCAAGGCGTCCAGTGAGGCCACCACGGCGTCGTTGTCCCGCTCGGCCCGCCAGGCCTGCACGTTCGCGATCGCGGCGGCTTCCGCCTCGGGGTCGGCGGTCTGGATGGCCGCGTCCAGGTCGGCCAGCAGCGGGTTGGGCTCGGACTCGGTGAACGCGTTGACGCCCACCACCACGTCCTCACCGGACTCCAGCCGGGCGCGCCGAGCCGCGTGCGAGGCCACCAGGGCGGCCTTCATGTAGCCGGACTCCACCGCGGCCACCGCGCCGCCCAGTTCCGCGATGCGGTCCATCTCGGCCCGGGCGTCGGCCACCAACTGGGCGACCTTCGCCTCCACCACCACCGAGCCGGTGAACAGGTCGTCGTAGTCCAACAGGTCCGACTCGTGCACCAACACCTGCTGGATGCGCAGCGACCACTGCTGGTCCCAGGGCCGCGGCAGGCCCAACGCCTCGTTCCAGGTGGGCAGCTGGACGGCCCGCGCCCGGGCGTCCTTGGACAGCGTGACGCCGAGCATCTCCAGCACGATGCGCTGGATGTTGTTCTCCGGCTGCGCCTCGGTCAGGCCGAGCGAGTTCACCTGCACGCCGTAGCGGAACCGCCGCGCCTTGGCGTCGGTGACCCCGTAGCGGTTCAGGCACAGCTCGTCCCACAGCGCGACGAACGCGCGCATCTTGCACATCTCCTCGACGAAGCGCACGCCGGAGTTCACGAAGAACGAAATGCGGGCGACGACCTCGCCGAAATCTTCGACCGCCACCTGCCCGGAGTCGCGCACCGCGTCCAGCACCGCGACCGCGGTGGACATCGCGAAGGCCAACTCCTGCACGGGGGTGGCCCCCGCCTCCTGCAGGTGGTAGCTGCAGATGTTGATCGGGTTCCACTTCGGCACGTTGGCCACGGTGTAGGCGATGGTGTCCACGGTCAGCCGCATGGACGCGGCCGGCGGGAACACGTAGGTGCCGCGGGACAGATACTCCTTGAGAATGTCGTTCTGCGTGGTCCCGGCCAGCTGGCGCAACACCTCGACGCGGTCCTGGCCCGCCGCCTCGGCCTGCTCCTCGGCGACCACCTGATACATCGCCAGCAACCACATCGCGGTGGCGTTGATGGTCATCGAGGTGTTCATGGTGTCCAGCGGGATGCCGTCGAACAGTCGACGCATCTCCCCCAGGTGCGCCACCGGCACACCGACCTTGCCGACCTCGCCCCGGGCCAGCACGTGGTCCGGGTCATAGCCGGTCTGGGTGGGCAGGTCGAAGGCGACCGACAACCCGGTCTGACCCTTGGCCAGGTTGCGTCGGTACAGCGCGTTCGAACCACTGGCCGAGGAGTGACCGGCATAGGTACGGATCAACCAGGGTTTGTCGCGGTGCGGCATCGTCGACCTCCCACTCCATGGTACGCATGGGCGGTGGGGCACGACTCCGGCCACGTCTCCTGGGCGCCGTTTCTCGCATTTGCCGTGGTCGGGGTGCTGATCATGGTGCTGCGCTGGGCGTATTCAGCTCGACGGGACAGCCTGTTGTCCACCCCGGTGCACCGCGGCCGGGACAACGACTACGGACTGCTTGTCCCCGTCGCGGCGCCGCAGAGTGAACTGGGTGGCGTGCGGGCCCGGCAGCGCCTCGAGGCGGCCGGCATCAAGGCCACGCTGACCCGCACCGAATCCGGCCTTCGCCTGCTGGTGTTCCCCGACGACGCCGACGCCGCGCGCCGGATCCTCAACGAAGGAGCAAGCTGACGGGGTCTCAGCCCTCAAAGACATCGGGATCCGGTTCCCGGACCATCACCGCACCCAGTGCGCACATCTTCTCCACGAACCCGGCGTAGCCGCGGTCGATGTGGTGCACGTCGGTGATGATGGTCTCCCCGTCGGCAACCAGGCCGGCCAGCACCAGACCGGCGCCGGCCCGGATGTCGTGCGCCCGCACCGGGGCACCGGACAGCTGCTCCCGTCCGCGCACCACCGCGTGGTGCCCCTCGGTCTTGATCTCCGCGCCGAGCCGAACCATCTCGTCGATGAACATGAACCGCGCCTCGAACACGTTCTCGGTGACCATCGCGGCACCCGCCGCGATGGTGTTCAGCGCGATGTACGCGGGCTGCAGGTCGGTCGGGAAGCCCGGGTAGGGCAGCGTCATGATGTCGACGGCCTCCGGCCGCCGCTCCATGGACACCCGGAACCCGTCGGTCAGCAATTCCACGTCGGCCCCGGCGGTGACCAGCTTGTCCAGCGGCAGCTCGAGGTGGTGCGGGTTGGCGTTGCGGACAATCACGTCGCCCCGGGTCATCGCGGCGGCCACCGCCCAGGTGCCGGCCACGATCCGATCGGCCACCGTGCGGTGCTCGGTCGGGCTCAGCGAGCTGACCCCCTCCACCTCGATCGTGGAGGATCCCGCGCCGACCACCTTGGCGCCCATCGCGCACAACATGTCGGCGAGGTCGACGATCTCCGGTTCGCGCGCGGCGTTGTCGATCACCGTGGCGCCGTGCGCGAGCACCGCGGCCATCAGCACGTTCTCCGTCGCGCCGACGCTGGGGAAGTCCAGCCACACCGCCGCGCCGCGCAGCCCGTCCGGCGCGCCGGTGAGGAT encodes:
- a CDS encoding protein meaA; this translates as MPHRDKPWLIRTYAGHSSASGSNALYRRNLAKGQTGLSVAFDLPTQTGYDPDHVLARGEVGKVGVPVAHLGEMRRLFDGIPLDTMNTSMTINATAMWLLAMYQVVAEEQAEAAGQDRVEVLRQLAGTTQNDILKEYLSRGTYVFPPAASMRLTVDTIAYTVANVPKWNPINICSYHLQEAGATPVQELAFAMSTAVAVLDAVRDSGQVAVEDFGEVVARISFFVNSGVRFVEEMCKMRAFVALWDELCLNRYGVTDAKARRFRYGVQVNSLGLTEAQPENNIQRIVLEMLGVTLSKDARARAVQLPTWNEALGLPRPWDQQWSLRIQQVLVHESDLLDYDDLFTGSVVVEAKVAQLVADARAEMDRIAELGGAVAAVESGYMKAALVASHAARRARLESGEDVVVGVNAFTESEPNPLLADLDAAIQTADPEAEAAAIANVQAWRAERDNDAVVASLDALAAAAKTGENLMVATLACVRAGVTTGEWSGALREVFGEYRAPTGVSGVSGAPDGEGIAAARAAVARTGEELGRRLRLLVGKPGLDGHSNGAEQVAVRARDVGFEVVYQGIRLTPEQIVAAAVAEDVHCVGLSILSGSHMELIPAVLAGLREAGAGDLPVIVGGIIPDADARALTRAGVAAVFTPKDYGLTEIMVRIVDVIRAANGLVPLAHS
- a CDS encoding DEAD/DEAH box helicase, whose translation is MSVDPGFACDRDSLRAGVGTATFLRGVAYADNGAVQHVAWREAVRTLVGSVIGSRGEKYLTTVRFDDSAPARFRRGECTCPMRHDCKHAVALALVASRQAAATPPPAPTPATWETPWESLLGATPGEATPPARHTLAIELALTRTPTNRWDGTRLAGSLELSARLARNGRRGWIAGGLAWGRLSGLQFSADYDPEQVRVLADLHALYRARTGSGWNGYANYGEDRTIELSAITSNALFPLLAAGLAAGIRLVHTTPDLGDLPPIVAAELCLDVTGADGAGTDLRAAPVLRIDGSTAAVVPVAFIGNGIGAVVVPAAEPDFTGNPATWPLRLVSLSAPTPPTILRMALEQRSLPVPEQHHDRFRDEYYPRLRLLAPVISSDGSFHPPQVSAPVLVLQATYGDEHALALRWGWDYNVSGTQRRLPVGGEEGAGYRDRTAEAVLRESLGRGFTEFGLSDAAQGVASCTGLDTMRFTTEFLPLLRDRMDIRLEILGTPADYREADDAVRIGVSTTAVRGDGDWFDLGISVTVDGETVPFLDLFVALAKGRSQLLLPGGAYFSLDKPQLLALRRLIEEARALSDAPEGPLRISRYQTSVWEELVGLGVVDRQAVAWKSHVAALRRLEKVGGAPLPPGVHAELRPYQLEGFEWLAFLWEHRLGGILADDMGLGKTLQSLALIAHARDTQPDAPPFLIVAPTSVVSNWATESARFTPGLRVHTVSGTARRTTREGGTHIAELAAGADAVVTSYALLRIDAESYQAHEWAGLLLDEAQFVKNRNAKVHRAARQLRAPFKLAITGTPLENSVLELWSLLSITAPGLFPDPGAFKEFYATPIERNGDTELLAQLRRRIRPLLKRRTKEQVAPELPAKQEQRLELELDPRHRKIYDVALARERQKVLKLLDNLDGNRFMILRSITLLRQLSLHPGLASDEHRDVPNVKIDELLAHLDAVAGTGHRTLVFSQFTGLLDLIEARLAAAGIEHCRLDGSTTRRAEVITRFKEGTVPVFLISLKAGGFGLNLTEADYCFLMDPWWNPAAEAQAVDRTHRIGQTRTVHVYRLIAHDTIEARVMALQARKSELFASVLDTGDGFGGRFDAEDIRGLFA
- the murA gene encoding UDP-N-acetylglucosamine 1-carboxyvinyltransferase, producing MDRFRVQGGTRLRGEVTVDGAKNSVLKLMAAALLAPGRSTLTAVPDILDIEYMAAVLRRLGCEVEVGAGTVVIDVPETLEHEAPYELVRRLRASICVLGPLVARCGQAKVALPGGDNIGSRALDMHIAGLAKLGATTEFEHGYILTGAPDGLRGAAVWLDFPSVGATENVLMAAVLAHGATVIDNAAREPEIVDLADMLCAMGAKVVGAGSSTIEVEGVSSLSPTEHRTVADRIVAGTWAVAAAMTRGDVIVRNANPHHLELPLDKLVTAGADVELLTDGFRVSMERRPEAVDIMTLPYPGFPTDLQPAYIALNTIAAGAAMVTENVFEARFMFIDEMVRLGAEIKTEGHHAVVRGREQLSGAPVRAHDIRAGAGLVLAGLVADGETIITDVHHIDRGYAGFVEKMCALGAVMVREPDPDVFEG